The Lutibacter sp. Hel_I_33_5 genome has a window encoding:
- a CDS encoding VCBS repeat-containing protein: MQAHKNLLKYTILIVILIISCTTEESEKLDKNQRVISDTVNFTFEKVESSKSNIDFNNKITHRFTNKENLFDYDFFYNGAGVGIEDINNDGLKDIIFCGNQVSNKVYLNKGNLVFEDITEKSNINTNKNWANGITFADVNNDGWMDIYISQGGPYSKEKRENILLINQKDLTFKESAKDVGLNDAGISTQSAFFDYDNDGDLDCIVMNESQLYGYDPGTFYNLNKDEKNLKKSTSRLYENINGKFKNVTKESGTFKPTFGLGLCIADLNNDGWLDYYIANDYYVPDAMYINNKNGTFTNKIKEATKQVSFYGMGVDIADINQDNLDDIFVLDMASQDHIKSKTLMASMNVPKFNLLKSLGLHTQYMYNSLQLNIGNNKYHNIGQMLGLSKTDWSWAGLIFDTDNDGNEDIYVTNGYRRYALDNDMRIEIFKAKRKYKGNVPLKIKEEIYNKLPSEKLSNILYKGDSELNFKDNTSFSGLNEVSFSNGAAYSDLDNDGDLDIVVNNIDDKAFLFKNLTTENSKGNYIKINTKSKLSEDFAKVSISYNNKTRTKESRRVRGYLSSVDKTIHFGIGKKNTIDTVRVLWKSGNYEEKYNVQANSTLTFVETKENIKKSNSIPKIKTLFKESKTINFTHKENDFNDFFKEILLPYKQSTFGPYITKGDVNNDGLDDLFIGGAKNQSAQLYINKDNSFLKANNSSFIEDAAYEDMEAIFIDIDNDNDNDLYVVSGGSEFENNDSLLQDRIYINDGKGNFKRDKNIGIEGYHFSGKTITKIDFDNDGDQDIIVGNRIQPQKYPLHVPSFIFENVNGKYKEVTNKICPEFEDLGIINKVISTDINNDGWEDFIAVGEWTHVGIFINNNGVFKDISNKSKLDKEKGWWFSISETDVNNDGFKDYLIGNVGLNIKHKATKEKPFRIYADDFDNNGKHDVVLSYKYNNRFVPARGKECSTQQMPFISKKIPTFNQFANATLEDIYGDKVNTAYRREVNQFKSILLLNNGNSTFSKKELPKIVQSMPILDSENIDINNDGYEDLIIVGNIYNTEVETPRLDNNYALILTSNQKDNYNIITTKKSGLYTEGNAKSVKILQNKKGNPLILISLNNGKLKSYKINK; the protein is encoded by the coding sequence ATGCAGGCACATAAAAACTTGTTGAAATATACTATCCTTATAGTAATACTTATTATTTCTTGTACAACTGAAGAAAGTGAAAAATTAGATAAAAACCAACGTGTTATTAGTGATACTGTTAATTTCACATTTGAAAAAGTAGAATCAAGTAAAAGTAATATAGATTTTAATAATAAAATTACACATCGTTTTACTAATAAAGAAAACTTATTTGACTATGATTTTTTTTATAATGGGGCTGGTGTAGGCATAGAAGATATAAATAACGATGGTTTGAAAGATATTATTTTTTGTGGAAATCAAGTATCTAATAAAGTTTATTTAAATAAAGGAAATTTAGTTTTTGAAGATATTACTGAGAAATCAAATATAAATACTAATAAAAACTGGGCTAACGGTATCACATTTGCAGATGTTAATAATGATGGATGGATGGATATCTATATATCTCAGGGAGGTCCCTATTCAAAAGAAAAAAGGGAAAATATTCTACTCATAAATCAAAAAGACTTAACATTTAAAGAATCTGCAAAAGATGTTGGTTTAAACGATGCAGGAATTTCAACACAATCAGCATTCTTTGATTATGATAATGATGGAGATTTAGATTGTATTGTTATGAATGAAAGTCAACTGTATGGTTATGATCCAGGTACGTTTTACAATCTTAATAAAGATGAGAAAAACCTTAAAAAAAGTACTAGTCGTTTATATGAAAATATAAATGGTAAATTTAAAAATGTAACTAAAGAATCCGGAACATTTAAACCAACATTTGGTTTAGGTCTTTGCATTGCAGACTTAAATAATGATGGCTGGTTAGATTATTATATCGCAAATGATTATTATGTACCAGATGCCATGTACATAAATAATAAAAACGGAACGTTTACAAATAAAATTAAAGAAGCTACAAAACAAGTTTCTTTTTATGGTATGGGTGTTGATATAGCAGATATCAATCAAGATAATTTAGATGATATTTTTGTCTTAGATATGGCTTCTCAAGATCATATAAAATCTAAGACTCTAATGGCCTCTATGAATGTACCCAAATTCAATCTACTTAAAAGCCTTGGATTACATACACAATATATGTATAATTCTTTACAGCTGAATATAGGGAATAATAAATATCATAACATAGGTCAGATGTTAGGCTTATCTAAAACTGATTGGAGTTGGGCTGGACTTATTTTTGACACTGATAATGATGGAAATGAAGATATATATGTAACCAATGGTTATAGAAGGTATGCTTTAGATAATGACATGAGAATTGAGATTTTTAAAGCAAAAAGAAAATATAAAGGAAATGTACCTTTAAAAATAAAAGAAGAAATATATAATAAATTACCTTCAGAAAAATTATCAAATATTTTATACAAAGGTGATAGTGAATTAAATTTCAAGGATAACACCTCTTTTTCAGGGTTAAACGAAGTTTCTTTTTCTAACGGTGCTGCATATTCTGATTTAGATAATGATGGTGATTTAGATATCGTTGTTAACAATATTGATGATAAAGCTTTTTTATTTAAAAACTTAACTACTGAAAACAGCAAAGGAAATTACATTAAAATAAACACTAAGAGTAAATTATCAGAAGATTTTGCAAAAGTTTCTATTTCATATAACAATAAAACAAGAACTAAAGAATCTAGAAGAGTAAGAGGGTATTTATCTTCTGTAGATAAGACAATACATTTTGGCATTGGAAAGAAAAACACTATAGATACCGTAAGAGTTTTATGGAAATCTGGTAATTATGAAGAAAAATATAATGTTCAAGCAAATTCTACACTAACATTTGTAGAAACAAAAGAAAATATAAAAAAGAGTAACTCAATTCCAAAAATAAAGACACTCTTTAAAGAATCTAAAACGATAAACTTTACTCATAAAGAAAATGATTTTAACGATTTTTTTAAAGAAATACTTCTGCCATATAAACAATCAACTTTTGGGCCTTACATAACCAAAGGCGATGTTAATAATGATGGCTTAGATGATCTTTTTATTGGCGGAGCAAAAAATCAATCTGCGCAACTTTATATCAATAAAGATAACTCCTTTCTAAAAGCAAATAACAGTTCTTTTATTGAAGATGCTGCATATGAAGATATGGAAGCAATTTTTATAGATATAGATAATGACAATGACAATGATTTGTATGTTGTGAGCGGTGGAAGTGAATTTGAAAATAATGATTCTTTATTACAAGACAGAATCTATATAAACGATGGAAAAGGTAATTTTAAGAGAGATAAAAACATAGGTATTGAAGGATATCACTTTAGTGGAAAAACTATAACAAAAATTGATTTTGATAATGACGGAGATCAAGATATTATAGTTGGTAATCGAATACAACCGCAAAAATATCCGCTACATGTACCTTCTTTTATTTTTGAGAATGTAAATGGAAAATATAAAGAAGTAACTAATAAAATTTGTCCTGAATTTGAAGATTTAGGGATTATAAATAAAGTAATTTCTACTGATATTAATAATGATGGTTGGGAAGATTTTATAGCTGTTGGTGAATGGACTCATGTTGGAATTTTTATAAATAATAACGGCGTTTTCAAAGACATATCAAATAAAAGCAAATTAGATAAAGAAAAAGGTTGGTGGTTTAGTATCTCTGAAACTGATGTTAATAATGATGGTTTTAAAGATTACTTAATAGGTAATGTTGGTTTAAATATTAAACATAAGGCAACAAAAGAAAAACCTTTTAGAATTTATGCTGATGATTTTGATAATAACGGAAAGCATGATGTTGTTTTAAGTTATAAATATAATAATAGGTTTGTACCCGCTAGAGGAAAAGAATGTTCTACTCAACAAATGCCTTTTATATCTAAAAAAATACCAACATTTAATCAATTTGCAAATGCTACTTTAGAAGATATTTATGGTGATAAAGTTAATACTGCCTATAGAAGAGAAGTAAATCAATTTAAATCAATTTTATTATTGAATAATGGAAATAGTACATTTAGCAAAAAAGAGTTGCCTAAAATTGTCCAATCTATGCCAATATTAGATAGTGAAAACATAGATATTAATAACGATGGATATGAAGATTTAATTATTGTTGGAAATATATATAATACAGAAGTAGAAACACCTAGATTAGATAATAATTATGCTTTAATATTAACGTCAAATCAAAAAGATAATTACAATATAATTACGACCAAAAAATCTGGATTATACACAGAAGGTAATGCAAAATCTGTGAAAATTTTGCAAAATAAAAAAGGAAATCCATTAATATTAATATCTCTTAATAATGGAAAATTAAAAAGCTATAAAATTAATAAATAA
- a CDS encoding SusD/RagB family nutrient-binding outer membrane lipoprotein, translating to MKNIYKIFIALVVTSSMIISCETLKQEDLASPNALSADQADPDLLLNSVQLAYRNIQGTFGNIGSQLTRIDYMFGRNYFANYGSGTMNGIWTNFYSNTGAVGMVVNIAAIEALDKANPDKDLSFHVAAAKTMQAHVLMQIVDYIGKAPWSEANKPNEFPLPKFDEGQEIYTAALTMLNEAGALFASTSGAGSATDFFYGGDAAKWTKLVNTLKMRANLTTGNYTAVVNATGVITDTADDFQFTYGTNQLSPNTQHPDFTVDYTSSGAGIYQSNWLMKTMVPSFGDLRASTDPRRRYYFYRQNWRTPGGSSIFFDANDVIGNGPGLYLSGGPEDGETLSCTLENTPVHLQFTPDEDIWCSMDMGYWGRIHGNDAGTPPDNFTRTAVGVYPAGGKFDWREDAMTFPNTGGSASINGIYGQQVSQTGGGNGAGILPIYLASDVDFMKAEANLALSNPTAASTHLEAGMTKHIAKVMSFGALDGAADKSQAPNAAFVTAWVAAKKAEFDAAATNSAADGNGFPTAKDKWDLLGEQYFIAQYGSGTDTFNFYRRTGYPRTLSRNIDPNPGTFPRTLLFPGNEVSSNSNIQQRTDNSEKVFWDNGTVNPAN from the coding sequence ATGAAAAACATTTATAAAATATTCATAGCCTTAGTAGTTACTAGCTCTATGATTATTTCTTGTGAAACATTAAAGCAAGAAGATTTGGCAAGTCCAAATGCCTTGTCAGCAGATCAAGCAGATCCAGATTTATTACTTAATTCTGTGCAATTAGCTTATAGAAACATTCAAGGAACTTTTGGAAATATTGGTTCTCAATTAACTAGAATTGATTACATGTTTGGAAGGAACTATTTTGCAAACTATGGTTCAGGTACTATGAATGGTATATGGACAAATTTTTACAGTAACACTGGTGCAGTAGGAATGGTTGTTAATATAGCTGCTATTGAAGCTTTAGATAAAGCAAATCCAGATAAAGATTTATCTTTTCACGTAGCTGCTGCTAAAACAATGCAAGCACACGTATTAATGCAGATAGTCGATTATATTGGTAAAGCTCCTTGGAGTGAGGCTAATAAGCCAAATGAATTTCCTTTACCTAAATTTGATGAAGGTCAAGAAATTTATACTGCTGCATTAACAATGTTAAATGAAGCCGGAGCATTATTTGCTAGTACAAGTGGTGCTGGTAGTGCAACAGATTTCTTTTATGGTGGTGATGCTGCTAAATGGACAAAATTAGTTAATACATTAAAAATGCGTGCTAATTTAACAACTGGAAACTATACTGCAGTTGTAAATGCAACAGGTGTAATTACAGATACTGCAGATGATTTCCAATTTACTTATGGAACTAATCAATTATCTCCAAATACACAGCATCCTGATTTTACTGTTGATTATACAAGTTCTGGTGCAGGTATATACCAATCAAATTGGTTAATGAAAACTATGGTGCCTAGTTTTGGTGATTTACGTGCTTCTACAGATCCTAGAAGACGTTATTACTTTTATAGACAAAACTGGAGAACTCCAGGAGGATCATCAATATTTTTTGATGCAAACGATGTAATTGGAAATGGACCAGGTTTATATCTTTCTGGTGGACCAGAAGATGGTGAAACTTTATCTTGTACTTTAGAAAATACACCTGTACATTTACAGTTTACACCTGATGAGGATATTTGGTGTAGTATGGATATGGGATATTGGGGAAGAATTCATGGAAACGACGCTGGTACACCTCCAGATAACTTTACAAGAACTGCGGTAGGTGTTTATCCTGCTGGTGGAAAATTTGATTGGAGAGAAGATGCTATGACATTTCCAAATACTGGTGGTTCAGCTTCAATTAATGGAATTTATGGACAACAAGTGTCTCAAACTGGTGGTGGTAATGGAGCTGGTATTTTACCAATCTATTTGGCATCTGACGTTGATTTTATGAAAGCAGAAGCTAATTTAGCATTATCAAATCCTACTGCTGCCTCTACACATTTAGAAGCTGGTATGACAAAGCATATTGCTAAAGTAATGTCTTTCGGAGCATTGGATGGTGCTGCTGATAAATCTCAAGCACCTAATGCTGCTTTTGTAACAGCTTGGGTTGCTGCTAAAAAAGCAGAATTTGATGCTGCTGCAACTAATTCCGCTGCTGATGGAAATGGTTTTCCAACAGCAAAAGATAAATGGGATCTTTTGGGTGAACAATATTTTATTGCTCAATATGGTTCTGGTACAGATACTTTTAACTTTTATAGAAGAACCGGTTACCCAAGAACTTTATCAAGAAATATAGATCCAAATCCAGGAACTTTTCCAAGAACTTTATTGTTCCCTGGAAACGAAGTGAGCTCGAATTCTAATATTCAACAAAGAACTGATAATAGCGAGAAAGTTTTTTGGGATAATGGTACAGTAAACCCAGCAAATTAA
- a CDS encoding SusC/RagA family TonB-linked outer membrane protein, which produces MKTKFNGILTLLLALVVQISFAQERTISGTVSDDTGPLPGVSIVIDGTSNGTETDFDGKYSITAKTGDVLVFRYVGLKVTRKTVGSSSSINVTMESDNVLEEVVVTAQGIKREKKALGYAVSEVSSSQIEQRAEGDVARVLSGKASGVQITSQSGTSGSATNVVIRGYSSINGNNQALFVVDGVPFSSDTNSQGNFLNGNVGSSRFLDLDPNTIESVNVLKGLAAATLYGSAGRNGVIVITTKSGSSGKKGKKNEITINNSFFVNQIASLPNYQDQYGGGFDQSFGWFFSNWGPSFSPNGVDGYLNDPAGTIQPDGTVEHPYGSSAFLNNFLGGNNLLNNKYTGQRYDWKPYNSVEDFFRTGSVNNLSVNFRGASTDGDITYNANVGHLDEEGFTPGNKVLRTTLSFGGRAKLSNKFTIQGSMNYTSNRVTSPPVAASRGNGTLGWSTFGNVFFTPRNVDLMGLEFELPENGGSIYYRNGNDIINPRWSVKNAQNAQKTNRIFSNATLTYEVNDNLSLAYRAGIDFYNERNSAHSNKNGVNFNAAIFGFLTTFDNNTTIYDHYFAANGSYDLTDDIGLDFVAGATSRARTVEGQGVASTGQIVFGVLQHFNFQNQTPIQFFVRRNIQGIFAEASFDFKDMLFLTLSGRNDWVSNLPTQNNSLFYPSISASFLPTAAFEDLKSESGWGLNYLKLRAGLGQSANFPTGYPTVNTVGQTTQVGGGAIGSVVTNTISGFQANPNLKPELLSEFEVGFDARFLNRKANLSVSYFDRTTQDLIVFKPLPASSGFTSTQSNVGKVEGDGWEADLSLDIISNDGDGLNWNTNVNFTTSQQIVTEQDDDQIIYAGSTAAFLGGNAAIKGEQLGVIVGSRIQRDANDNFVVDGAGNYQAETNIVLPDGRSITPIIGDPNPDYVMNLNNSLSYKNFTFNFQFNHTKGGDIATTTVATLLGRGLIVKDRKNTFVLPGVNAAGNTNTTQINNSQYYFSNLLFGPKELTIYDGSVLRLQEVSLSYSLPKNVLDRTPFGAVSLTASGFNLWYDAYNTPDDANFDPNVAGVGVGNGRGFDYLNGPSSRRFGLSVKLSF; this is translated from the coding sequence ATGAAGACAAAGTTTAATGGAATTTTAACGCTATTACTGGCGTTGGTTGTGCAAATATCTTTTGCGCAAGAAAGAACTATTTCAGGTACGGTTTCTGACGATACAGGCCCTTTACCTGGAGTAAGTATCGTAATTGATGGTACATCTAATGGTACTGAAACAGATTTTGATGGAAAATATAGCATTACTGCTAAAACAGGTGATGTACTTGTTTTTAGGTATGTTGGATTAAAAGTTACACGTAAGACAGTTGGATCTTCTAGCTCAATTAATGTAACTATGGAATCTGACAATGTTCTTGAAGAGGTAGTTGTAACCGCACAAGGTATTAAAAGAGAGAAAAAAGCTCTTGGATATGCTGTGTCTGAAGTAAGTTCTTCTCAAATTGAGCAAAGAGCTGAAGGTGATGTTGCAAGAGTACTATCAGGAAAAGCTTCTGGTGTACAAATTACTTCACAGAGTGGTACTTCTGGTTCTGCAACTAACGTTGTAATTAGAGGGTATTCTTCTATTAATGGTAACAACCAAGCATTATTTGTTGTTGATGGTGTACCTTTTAGTAGTGATACAAACTCTCAAGGTAACTTTTTAAATGGTAATGTTGGTTCTAGTAGATTTTTAGATTTAGACCCAAATACTATTGAAAGTGTAAACGTACTTAAAGGATTAGCAGCTGCTACTCTTTATGGTTCTGCAGGTAGAAATGGTGTAATTGTAATTACAACTAAATCTGGTTCTTCTGGTAAAAAAGGAAAGAAAAATGAAATTACAATAAACAACTCGTTTTTTGTTAATCAAATTGCTTCTTTACCTAATTACCAAGATCAATATGGTGGTGGTTTTGACCAATCTTTTGGTTGGTTCTTTAGTAACTGGGGACCTTCTTTTAGTCCTAATGGTGTAGATGGTTATTTAAATGACCCAGCTGGAACAATTCAACCTGATGGAACTGTAGAACACCCTTATGGTTCTTCTGCTTTCTTAAATAACTTCTTAGGAGGTAATAACTTATTAAACAATAAGTATACTGGTCAAAGATACGATTGGAAACCTTATAATAGTGTTGAAGATTTCTTTAGAACTGGATCTGTAAATAACTTATCTGTTAACTTTAGAGGAGCATCTACTGATGGAGATATTACTTATAATGCAAATGTTGGTCATTTAGATGAAGAAGGGTTTACTCCTGGTAATAAAGTTTTAAGAACTACTTTATCTTTTGGTGGACGTGCTAAACTAAGTAATAAATTTACCATTCAAGGTTCTATGAATTACACTAGTAATAGAGTAACTTCACCGCCTGTAGCGGCAAGTAGAGGTAATGGTACTTTAGGATGGTCTACATTTGGTAATGTATTCTTTACGCCTCGTAACGTAGATTTAATGGGATTAGAATTTGAACTTCCAGAAAATGGTGGTAGTATCTACTATAGAAATGGTAACGATATTATCAACCCAAGATGGTCTGTTAAGAATGCACAAAATGCACAAAAAACTAACAGAATATTTTCTAATGCAACTTTAACATACGAAGTAAATGATAATTTATCATTAGCTTATCGTGCTGGTATTGACTTCTATAATGAAAGAAATAGTGCACACTCAAACAAAAATGGTGTTAACTTTAATGCTGCAATTTTTGGTTTCTTAACTACATTTGATAATAACACAACTATATATGATCATTATTTCGCTGCCAATGGTAGTTATGATTTAACTGATGATATAGGATTAGATTTTGTTGCAGGTGCTACAAGTAGAGCAAGAACTGTAGAAGGTCAAGGTGTTGCAAGTACTGGACAAATTGTATTTGGTGTTTTACAACATTTTAACTTCCAAAATCAAACTCCAATTCAGTTTTTCGTAAGAAGAAATATACAAGGTATATTTGCAGAAGCTTCTTTTGATTTTAAAGATATGTTATTTTTAACATTATCTGGAAGAAATGACTGGGTATCTAACTTACCTACTCAAAACAATAGTTTATTTTACCCAAGTATTTCTGCTTCTTTCCTTCCTACTGCAGCTTTTGAAGATCTTAAGTCTGAAAGTGGATGGGGATTAAATTACTTGAAATTAAGAGCTGGTTTAGGTCAATCTGCAAACTTCCCAACTGGTTATCCAACTGTTAATACTGTTGGTCAAACTACACAAGTTGGTGGTGGTGCAATTGGTAGTGTTGTTACAAATACTATTAGCGGTTTCCAAGCAAATCCTAATTTAAAGCCTGAGCTTTTAAGTGAATTTGAAGTTGGATTTGATGCTAGATTCTTAAATAGAAAAGCTAATTTAAGTGTTTCTTATTTTGATAGAACTACACAAGATTTAATTGTATTTAAACCTTTACCTGCTTCTTCAGGATTTACTTCAACACAATCTAATGTTGGTAAAGTAGAAGGAGATGGATGGGAAGCTGATTTATCTTTAGATATTATCAGTAATGATGGTGATGGTTTAAATTGGAACACGAATGTAAACTTTACAACGAGTCAGCAAATTGTTACAGAACAAGATGATGATCAAATTATCTATGCAGGATCAACAGCTGCTTTCTTAGGAGGTAATGCTGCAATTAAAGGTGAACAATTGGGTGTAATTGTTGGTTCTAGAATTCAAAGAGACGCAAATGATAACTTTGTAGTAGATGGAGCTGGTAATTATCAAGCTGAAACGAATATTGTTTTACCTGATGGAAGATCAATTACGCCAATTATTGGAGATCCAAATCCAGATTATGTTATGAATTTAAATAATTCATTATCATATAAAAACTTCACTTTTAATTTTCAATTTAACCATACAAAAGGTGGAGATATAGCAACTACAACTGTAGCAACATTATTAGGTCGTGGTTTAATTGTAAAAGACAGAAAAAATACATTTGTTTTACCTGGTGTTAATGCTGCTGGTAATACTAATACTACTCAGATTAATAATTCACAATATTATTTCTCTAACTTATTATTTGGACCAAAAGAATTAACAATATATGATGGTTCTGTATTACGTTTACAAGAAGTATCTTTAAGTTATTCTTTACCTAAAAATGTTTTAGATAGAACACCTTTTGGCGCTGTATCTTTAACTGCTAGTGGTTTTAACTTATGGTATGATGCTTACAATACTCCAGATGATGCTAACTTTGATCCAAACGTAGCTGGTGTAGGTGTTGGTAATGGTAGAGGTTTTGATTACCTTAACGGACCAAGTTCTAGAAGATTTGGATTGAGTGTAAAATTATCATTCTAA
- a CDS encoding ShlB/FhaC/HecB family hemolysin secretion/activation protein, whose translation MVFSNVVLSQDLTLHITSKNDTENNFLKQISFTKTHPSEKSIKKEIQLISEHLKKNGYFLNSLDSIVKKQHNHTYYYSLGKRINTAAIKFNNKLEFISTDKLSTHIATIIKKLDKEGKSFSTVKLKNIEIKNDTLFTELNIKQSKKRKIDKVIITGYEDFSKAFLKHYLKINRTSTFNKEKLISFSRKLKSLNFINEIKPPEVLFLKDSTFLYLYLKKRKNNSFDGLVNFASKENGGVLFNGYLDLKLNNIFNSGEQFKLFWNNIAEESQEFNISTTLPYIFNSVITPQLSFKLYKQDSAFINSKLKTSLNYNLNEKTTIGLTYDSENSENLIKSNINNIKSFNASFWGIQFNYSIIKNDLFNNSKFNLTIKTSFGNRKSENKNSKQIKITSNISYLFEINQRNYFYASNSTGHINSDLFLDNELFRIGGANSIKGFNEQSIFTSFYTYFNFEYRFLLSNSSYIHTITDFGKIKNTSLIFNNLLGFGAGYLTTLNNSTINISYVLGKTTNSSIKLNNSKIIVKWTLLF comes from the coding sequence ATGGTATTTTCAAATGTAGTTTTATCGCAAGATTTAACTTTACATATCACTTCAAAAAACGACACTGAAAACAACTTTCTAAAACAAATCAGCTTCACAAAAACACATCCTTCAGAAAAATCAATCAAAAAAGAAATTCAGTTAATTTCAGAGCATTTAAAGAAAAACGGATACTTTTTAAATTCTTTAGACAGCATAGTTAAAAAACAACATAATCATACATATTATTATTCATTAGGAAAAAGGATCAATACTGCCGCAATTAAATTCAACAATAAACTAGAGTTTATTTCTACTGACAAACTTTCAACACATATAGCTACAATTATAAAAAAACTAGACAAGGAAGGGAAATCGTTCTCTACAGTAAAACTTAAAAACATAGAAATTAAAAACGATACCCTTTTTACAGAACTCAATATTAAACAATCAAAAAAAAGAAAAATTGACAAAGTAATTATAACCGGCTATGAAGATTTCTCTAAAGCATTTTTAAAGCATTATTTAAAAATCAATAGAACTTCAACTTTCAATAAAGAAAAATTGATTTCATTTTCTAGAAAACTGAAATCATTAAATTTCATAAATGAGATTAAACCTCCAGAAGTTTTATTTTTAAAAGACAGCACGTTTTTATACCTATATCTTAAAAAAAGAAAAAATAACAGTTTTGATGGATTGGTGAATTTTGCTTCAAAAGAAAACGGAGGTGTTTTATTTAATGGATATCTAGATTTAAAACTCAACAACATTTTCAATTCTGGCGAACAATTTAAACTTTTCTGGAACAACATTGCAGAAGAATCTCAAGAGTTTAACATTTCGACAACTCTACCTTATATATTTAACTCGGTAATAACACCTCAATTATCTTTTAAACTCTATAAACAAGATTCTGCTTTTATAAATTCAAAACTTAAAACCAGTTTAAACTATAACTTAAATGAGAAAACAACTATAGGATTAACTTATGACTCTGAGAATTCTGAAAACTTAATCAAAAGCAACATTAACAATATTAAAAGCTTTAACGCTAGTTTTTGGGGTATTCAATTTAATTATTCGATTATTAAAAACGATTTATTTAATAATTCAAAATTTAATTTAACTATTAAAACTTCTTTTGGAAATAGAAAATCAGAAAACAAAAATTCAAAACAAATAAAAATAACATCAAACATTTCCTATTTATTTGAAATAAATCAAAGAAATTATTTCTACGCTAGTAATTCAACTGGACACATAAATTCCGATTTATTTTTAGATAATGAACTTTTTAGGATTGGAGGAGCAAATTCTATTAAAGGATTTAATGAACAAAGTATTTTTACTTCTTTTTATACCTATTTTAATTTTGAATACCGATTCTTACTATCTAATAGTTCTTACATTCATACTATTACAGATTTTGGGAAAATAAAAAACACAAGTCTAATTTTCAATAATTTATTGGGGTTTGGGGCAGGATATTTAACTACTTTAAATAATTCTACAATCAATATTAGTTATGTTTTAGGAAAAACCACAAATTCTTCAATAAAATTAAATAATTCTAAAATTATAGTAAAATGGACACTACTATTTTAA
- the rpsL gene encoding 30S ribosomal protein S12, giving the protein MPTIQQLVRKGRTKTTKKSKSAALTSCPQRRGVCTRVYTTTPKKPNSAMRKVARVRLTNGNEINAYIPGEGHNLQEHSIVLVRGGRVKDLPGVKYHVVRGALDTAGVEGRTQRRSKYGAKRPKK; this is encoded by the coding sequence ATGCCAACTATACAACAGTTAGTTCGAAAAGGAAGAACCAAAACAACTAAGAAGAGTAAATCGGCTGCTTTAACGTCTTGTCCGCAAAGACGTGGAGTTTGTACGCGTGTGTACACAACAACACCAAAAAAACCTAATTCAGCAATGCGTAAAGTTGCCAGAGTTAGATTAACAAATGGTAATGAGATCAACGCGTATATTCCAGGTGAAGGACATAACTTACAAGAGCACTCGATAGTATTAGTTAGAGGTGGAAGGGTAAAAGACTTGCCAGGTGTAAAGTATCACGTTGTACGTGGAGCTTTAGATACGGCAGGTGTTGAAGGAAGAACGCAACGTAGATCAAAATACGGAGCTAAACGCCCAAAAAAGTAA
- the rpsG gene encoding 30S ribosomal protein S7 codes for MRKRAAKKRVLLPDPKFNDQLVTRFVNNLMWSGKKSVAFKVFYDAMDIVEEKKGEGEEKSALEIWKDGLSNVMPHVEVRSRRVGGATFQIPMQIRPDRKVSMAIKWMILYTRKRNEKTMAQRLAAEILAAAKEEGAAVKKRTDTHKMAEANKAFSHFRF; via the coding sequence ATGAGAAAAAGAGCAGCAAAAAAAAGAGTCTTATTACCAGATCCAAAATTTAACGACCAGTTAGTAACTCGTTTCGTTAATAACTTAATGTGGAGTGGTAAGAAGTCTGTAGCGTTTAAAGTATTTTACGATGCAATGGACATCGTAGAAGAAAAGAAAGGAGAAGGCGAAGAAAAATCGGCTTTAGAAATATGGAAAGATGGTTTATCAAATGTAATGCCTCACGTAGAAGTAAGATCTCGTCGTGTTGGTGGAGCAACATTCCAAATTCCAATGCAAATTAGACCAGATCGTAAAGTATCTATGGCAATTAAATGGATGATTTTATATACTCGTAAGAGAAATGAAAAAACCATGGCACAGCGTTTAGCGGCTGAAATCTTAGCTGCGGCTAAAGAAGAAGGTGCAGCAGTAAAAAAACGTACTGATACTCACAAGATGGCTGAGGCAAATAAAGCATTCTCACACTTCAGATTTTAA